Proteins co-encoded in one Megalops cyprinoides isolate fMegCyp1 chromosome 1, fMegCyp1.pri, whole genome shotgun sequence genomic window:
- the LOC118793129 gene encoding myozenin-1-like — MPLSGTPAPPNKRKKPSKIITDLSHITQDAEDEADAEATEFDLGTKIKAPKDLMLEELSLLKNKGSKMFKMRQQRVERFIYENNPDLLNESMQNLQNLVPSLGGQVTDGAPNDPNAPISETNGDGVDPAQEKEKKRHEYVKTYISPWERAMKGDTELTATMKLKMPGPHVFQELPKYKSFNRTALPFGGFEKASQLMTFQMPDLDVAPEELEPAVVYHLDINSRPSFNRTPIPWVCTSEHSDVLMEHLDTIPFDGETDDL; from the exons ATGCCTCTGTCAGGAACTCCTGCCCCCCCCAACAAGAGGAAAAAGCCATCCAAAATCATCACCGACCTTTCCCACATCACACAGGATG CGGAGGATGAGGCGGACGCCGAGGCGACGGAGTTCGACCTGGGGACAAAGATCAAAGCCCCCAAGGACTTGatgctggaggagctgtcccTGCTGAAGAACAAGGGATCCAAGATGTTCAAGATGAGGCAGCAGAGAGTGGAGCGCTTCATTTACGAGAATAACCCCGATCTGCTCAACGAATCCATG CAGAACCTGCAGAACCTGGTGCCCTCTCTGGGGGGACAGGTGACTGACGGGGCCCCCAATGATCCCAACGCCCCCATTTCCGAAACCAACGGT GATGGCGTGGACCCCGCCCaggaaaaggagaagaagaggcATGAGTACGTGAAGACCTACATATCACCATGGGAGCGGGCGATGAAGGGTGACACTGAGCTGACAGCTACCATGAAGTTGAAGATGCCTGGGCCGCATGTCTTCCAAGAGCTGCCCAAGTACAAGAGCTTCAACAG GACGGCGCTGCCTTTTGGGGGATTCGAGAAGGCCTCCCAGCTCATGACCTTCCAGATGCCGGATCTGGACGTGGCCCCCGAGGAGCTGGAGCCGGCAGTGGTGTACCACCTGGACATCAACTCCAGGCCCTCCTTCAACCGCACACCCATCCCCTGGGTGTGCACCAGTGAGCACAGCGACGTGCTCATGGAGCACCTGGACACCATCCCCTTCGACGGAGAGACCGACGACCTCTAA